The proteins below come from a single Acidimicrobiia bacterium genomic window:
- a CDS encoding SDR family oxidoreductase codes for MTDGSRRDGLDFTGTVVIVTGGCRGVGRGITEQFLAAGADVVICCRHEPDALPTAGGRTAAFVAADVRDPEQIDAVMAFTTERFGRLDVLVNNAGGAPPSDTATVSPKFTSAIVTLNLVAPLVFAQRAYAVMRDQPEGGVIVNISSVSGLRPSPGTAAYGAAKAGLINLTQTLGLEFAPAVRVVCVTVGLVETEAAHLYYGDDAGVAAVGATVPAGRMATPADVGDVCLLLASPLSRYITGEQVVVHGGGEWPAYLRAANPGG; via the coding sequence GTGACCGACGGCTCGCGGCGCGACGGTCTCGACTTCACCGGCACGGTGGTCATCGTCACCGGCGGCTGCCGTGGCGTCGGGCGGGGCATCACCGAGCAGTTCCTCGCCGCGGGCGCCGACGTCGTGATCTGCTGTCGGCACGAGCCCGACGCGCTCCCGACCGCCGGCGGCCGCACCGCGGCCTTCGTCGCCGCCGACGTGCGCGACCCGGAGCAGATCGACGCCGTGATGGCGTTCACGACCGAGCGGTTCGGCCGCCTCGACGTGCTCGTGAACAACGCCGGCGGCGCGCCTCCGTCCGACACCGCGACCGTCTCCCCGAAGTTCACCAGCGCCATCGTCACGCTGAACCTCGTGGCCCCGCTCGTCTTCGCGCAGCGGGCCTACGCCGTCATGCGGGACCAGCCCGAGGGCGGCGTGATCGTGAACATCTCGAGCGTCAGCGGCCTGCGGCCCTCGCCGGGCACCGCCGCGTACGGCGCGGCGAAAGCCGGGCTCATCAACCTGACCCAGACCCTCGGCCTCGAGTTCGCGCCCGCGGTCCGGGTCGTCTGCGTGACCGTGGGCCTGGTCGAGACCGAGGCCGCGCACCTCTACTACGGCGACGACGCCGGCGTGGCCGCGGTCGGCGCCACCGTGCCCGCGGGCCGGATGGCGACGCCGGCCGACGTCGGCGACGTCTGCCTGCTCCTGGCGTCGCCGCTGAGCCGGTACATCACCGGCGAGCAGGTCGTGGTGCACGGCGGCGGCGAGTGGCCGGCGTACCTGCGGGCCGCGAACCCCGGCGGCTGA
- a CDS encoding enoyl-CoA hydratase family protein, translating into MIRSEVRDHVAEVVIDNPPVNALPVKGWFELADTIRAHGRDPDVRALIVAANPELRAFQAGVDIKELAADPTKQSLIEVNRGCWETFAAVYDCEVPVIAAVHGYCLGGGVGIAGNADIVVAADDATFGLPEVDRGALGVATHLARLVPYHKMRAMFLTGATISAGELLAFGTVERVVPRAELLDAARELAQVIAAKSPLVIRAAKESLNAIDPVDVKRSYRFEQGFTFEVNLWGDSDELRQAFVEKRDADVGDAGDTRS; encoded by the coding sequence GTGATCCGCTCCGAGGTCCGCGACCACGTCGCCGAGGTCGTGATCGACAACCCGCCGGTGAACGCGCTCCCGGTGAAGGGCTGGTTCGAGCTCGCCGACACCATCCGCGCCCACGGCCGGGATCCCGACGTGCGGGCCCTCATCGTGGCGGCGAACCCCGAGCTGCGGGCGTTCCAGGCCGGCGTCGACATCAAGGAGCTGGCCGCCGACCCGACGAAGCAGTCGCTGATCGAGGTCAACCGGGGCTGCTGGGAGACCTTCGCCGCCGTCTACGACTGCGAGGTGCCGGTGATCGCGGCCGTGCACGGCTACTGCCTCGGCGGGGGCGTGGGCATCGCGGGGAACGCCGACATCGTGGTGGCCGCCGACGACGCCACCTTCGGGCTCCCGGAGGTCGACCGCGGCGCGCTCGGGGTCGCGACGCACCTGGCCCGGCTCGTGCCGTACCACAAGATGCGGGCCATGTTCCTCACCGGCGCCACCATCTCCGCCGGCGAGCTCCTCGCCTTCGGGACCGTCGAGCGGGTCGTCCCGCGCGCCGAGCTCCTCGACGCCGCCCGCGAGCTGGCGCAGGTGATCGCGGCGAAGAGCCCGCTCGTCATCCGGGCGGCCAAGGAATCGCTGAACGCGATCGACCCGGTCGACGTGAAGCGCTCCTACCGGTTCGAGCAGGGGTTCACCTTCGAGGTGAACCTCTGGGGCGACTCCGACGAGCTGCGGCAGGCGTTCGTCGAGAAGCGCGACGCCGACGTGGGCGACGCCGGGGACACGCGGTCGTGA
- a CDS encoding OB-fold domain-containing protein: protein MKPRVPVVDGLFTDGDGGPRLLGGRCPRCGAWFFPKQWSFCRNPHCDGGPLDDAPLSARGRLWSWTDNRYAPPPPYPAREPFEPYGVAAVELDAERMLVLGQLAAGTDVATLSVGQAMELVVEPLFEDEESVRTVWKWRPEGSTR, encoded by the coding sequence GTGAAGCCGCGCGTCCCGGTCGTCGACGGGCTGTTCACCGACGGCGACGGCGGGCCGCGCCTGCTCGGCGGCCGGTGCCCGCGCTGCGGGGCCTGGTTCTTCCCGAAGCAGTGGTCGTTCTGTCGGAACCCCCACTGCGACGGCGGCCCGCTCGACGACGCGCCGCTGTCCGCGCGCGGCCGGCTGTGGTCGTGGACCGACAACCGGTACGCACCGCCGCCGCCCTACCCGGCGCGAGAGCCGTTCGAGCCGTACGGCGTCGCCGCGGTCGAGCTCGACGCCGAGCGCATGCTCGTGCTCGGCCAGCTGGCCGCCGGCACCGACGTCGCCACCCTCAGCGTCGGCCAGGCGATGGAGCTGGTCGTGGAGCCGCTGTTCGAGGACGAGGAGTCGGTGCGGACGGTCTGGAAGTGGCGCCCCGAGGGGTCGACCCGATGA
- a CDS encoding lipid-transfer protein has product MSDVRILGVGMHPWGKWGRSFAEYGVVAARAALADAGLVPADVQYLAAGTTMRNGYPGYVAGSTLAQALGWSGIPVSSSYAACASGAVALDAARARLLAGKADVALVVGADTAPKGFFGPLPGERPEDPDWLRFRLLGATNPTYFGLYARRRMERYGATPKDFAAVKVKNSRHGASNPNARYRKVFTEDEIAESPVVADPLRLVDICATSDGAAAVVLASPDFAARRDEQARQLAVTAVSTVTPTYPNTALDLPDIATDSGVGAPPPPRPFRDSIAHAAYEEAGVAPDDLSCAEVYDLSTALELDWYENIGLCGPGEAEALLHAGATTLGGRVPVNPSGGLACFGEAIPAQALAQVCELATQLRGEAGERQVDGARVGLAINQGLFGHGSCVIVTR; this is encoded by the coding sequence ATGAGCGACGTGCGGATCCTCGGCGTCGGCATGCACCCGTGGGGGAAGTGGGGCCGCAGCTTCGCCGAGTACGGCGTCGTCGCGGCCCGGGCCGCGCTCGCCGACGCCGGCCTGGTGCCCGCCGACGTGCAGTACCTCGCCGCCGGCACGACGATGCGCAACGGCTACCCCGGCTACGTCGCCGGCTCCACGCTGGCCCAGGCGCTCGGCTGGTCGGGGATCCCGGTGTCGTCGAGCTACGCCGCCTGCGCGTCGGGCGCGGTGGCGCTCGACGCCGCCCGGGCCCGTCTCCTCGCCGGGAAGGCCGACGTCGCCCTCGTCGTCGGCGCCGACACCGCGCCGAAGGGCTTCTTCGGCCCGCTGCCGGGGGAGCGTCCCGAGGACCCGGACTGGCTGCGCTTCCGCCTGCTCGGCGCCACGAACCCCACGTACTTCGGGCTCTACGCCCGTCGGCGCATGGAGCGGTACGGGGCGACGCCGAAGGACTTCGCGGCAGTGAAGGTGAAGAACAGCCGCCACGGCGCCTCGAACCCGAACGCCCGCTACCGCAAGGTGTTCACCGAGGACGAGATCGCCGAGTCGCCGGTCGTCGCCGACCCGCTGCGGCTCGTCGACATCTGCGCCACGAGCGACGGCGCCGCCGCGGTGGTGCTGGCCAGCCCGGACTTCGCCGCCCGGCGCGACGAGCAAGCCCGCCAGCTCGCGGTGACGGCGGTGTCGACGGTCACGCCGACGTACCCGAACACCGCCCTCGACCTGCCCGACATCGCCACCGACTCCGGGGTCGGCGCGCCGCCACCGCCGCGACCGTTCCGGGACTCGATCGCGCACGCCGCCTACGAGGAGGCCGGCGTGGCGCCGGACGACCTGAGCTGCGCCGAGGTGTACGACCTGTCGACCGCGCTCGAGCTCGACTGGTACGAGAACATCGGGCTGTGCGGGCCCGGCGAGGCCGAGGCGCTCCTCCACGCCGGCGCCACCACCCTCGGCGGCCGGGTGCCGGTGAACCCGAGCGGCGGCCTGGCGTGCTTCGGCGAGGCCATCCCGGCGCAGGCGCTGGCCCAGGTGTGCGAGCTGGCGACCCAGCTGCGCGGCGAGGCGGGGGAGCGGCAGGTCGACGGCGCCCGCGTCGGGCTGGCGATCAACCAGGGCCTGTTCGGCCACGGCTCCTGCGTGATCGTGACGCGGTGA
- a CDS encoding LLM class F420-dependent oxidoreductase: MRFGVMPPCQDGFLSSPDAVAAYARAAEDAGFESLWVFEHAVIPAGYTSRYPYNPEGRIGIEDDDVPDPLGLLAFLAGVTRTLRLGTGVLILPQRSPVVCAKECATVDRLSGGRLRLGVGVGWLREEAEAVGTSFDDRGARTDEYIEAMRVLWREPEPTYHGVFTHFDRAKCNPKPAQAGGVPILVGGHSGAAARRAGRLGDGYFPIGLRPDDFSARLEQMRGAARDAGRDPDAIELTYSGGTRPERVAQYADLGVSRWVVAVWETEPDAYRRAFDELATTLIGPLG, from the coding sequence GTGCGCTTCGGGGTCATGCCGCCGTGCCAGGACGGGTTCCTGTCGTCCCCGGACGCAGTGGCGGCGTACGCGCGGGCGGCCGAGGACGCCGGGTTCGAATCGCTGTGGGTGTTCGAGCACGCGGTGATCCCCGCCGGGTACACGTCGCGGTACCCGTACAACCCCGAGGGGCGCATCGGGATCGAGGACGACGACGTGCCCGACCCGCTCGGGCTCCTCGCCTTCCTGGCCGGGGTGACGCGCACGCTCCGGCTCGGCACCGGGGTGCTGATCCTCCCGCAGCGCAGCCCGGTCGTCTGCGCGAAGGAGTGCGCGACCGTCGACCGGCTCTCGGGGGGACGTCTGCGCCTCGGCGTCGGCGTCGGCTGGCTGCGCGAGGAGGCGGAGGCGGTCGGTACGAGCTTCGACGACCGCGGCGCGCGCACCGACGAGTACATCGAGGCGATGCGCGTCCTCTGGCGAGAGCCCGAGCCGACGTACCACGGCGTCTTCACCCACTTCGACCGGGCCAAGTGCAACCCGAAGCCGGCCCAGGCCGGCGGCGTGCCCATCCTCGTCGGTGGCCACAGCGGCGCCGCGGCCCGGCGGGCGGGGCGCCTTGGCGACGGCTACTTCCCGATCGGTCTCCGCCCGGACGACTTCTCGGCGCGCCTCGAGCAGATGCGCGGCGCGGCCCGTGACGCCGGGCGGGACCCGGACGCGATCGAGCTCACCTACAGCGGCGGGACGAGGCCCGAGCGCGTCGCCCAGTACGCCGACCTCGGCGTCTCCCGATGGGTCGTGGCGGTCTGGGAGACCGAGCCGGACGCCTACCGGCGGGCGTTCGACGAGCTGGCCACCACCCTCATCGGCCCGCTCGGCTGA
- a CDS encoding lysylphosphatidylglycerol synthase transmembrane domain-containing protein: MGVDAVAAVPGRGRIVRRAVLLVGALVALYLFIPTLGQVLSAWPRLAHLNLLWLAVAVGAEAGSFVCVWWLLALALRASSWFAIATSQLAGNALSRAVPAGAAAGAALQYRMLAASGIDATAAGSALTAVTLMQLATLAAIPVLGLLLSLTGRPLNHGLQAAAWVGLGAFVALVVVGAVLSSSDRAVAWIGAAIQWVRNRARRRHPPLTGLPDELLAERDMVRRALGRRWGSALLASVGKWAFDYFALLACLAAVGAQPDPGLVLLAYAAGAVLVMIPITPGGLGFVEAGLTGVLTIAGVAPGDAVLATLAYRMVSFWLPLPTGLGAYAVFRHRIRRPLPAA, translated from the coding sequence GTGGGCGTCGACGCCGTCGCGGCCGTACCCGGGCGGGGACGGATCGTCCGCCGCGCCGTCCTGCTCGTCGGCGCGCTCGTCGCCCTCTACCTGTTCATCCCGACGCTCGGCCAGGTGCTGTCGGCGTGGCCCCGGCTGGCCCACCTGAACCTGCTCTGGCTCGCGGTCGCGGTCGGCGCCGAGGCCGGGAGCTTCGTGTGCGTGTGGTGGCTGCTCGCGTTGGCGCTGCGCGCCTCCTCGTGGTTCGCGATCGCCACCTCGCAGCTGGCCGGCAACGCGCTGAGCCGCGCCGTGCCGGCGGGCGCGGCCGCCGGCGCCGCCCTCCAGTACCGGATGCTCGCCGCGTCGGGCATCGACGCCACCGCCGCCGGTTCGGCGCTGACCGCGGTCACCCTCATGCAGCTGGCCACGCTGGCGGCGATCCCGGTGCTCGGCCTGCTCCTCTCGCTGACGGGCCGGCCACTGAACCACGGCCTCCAAGCGGCGGCGTGGGTCGGCCTCGGCGCCTTCGTCGCCCTGGTGGTCGTCGGCGCGGTGCTGTCCAGCTCGGACCGGGCGGTGGCGTGGATCGGTGCTGCGATCCAGTGGGTGCGCAACCGCGCCCGCCGGCGCCACCCGCCGCTCACCGGCCTGCCGGACGAGCTGCTCGCCGAGCGCGACATGGTCCGGCGGGCCCTCGGCCGGCGCTGGGGCTCGGCGCTGCTGGCCTCGGTCGGCAAGTGGGCCTTCGACTACTTCGCGCTGCTGGCGTGCCTCGCCGCGGTCGGCGCGCAGCCCGACCCCGGGCTGGTGCTCCTGGCGTACGCGGCCGGCGCGGTGCTCGTCATGATCCCGATCACGCCGGGCGGCCTCGGCTTCGTGGAGGCGGGCCTCACCGGGGTGCTGACCATCGCCGGCGTCGCGCCGGGCGACGCCGTCCTCGCCACCCTGGCCTACCGCATGGTGTCGTTCTGGCTGCCGCTGCCGACCGGGCTCGGCGCCTACGCCGTGTTCCGGCACCGGATCCGCCGGCCGCTGCCGGCGGCGTGA
- the rpiA gene encoding ribose-5-phosphate isomerase RpiA, with amino-acid sequence MTDPQAGWKRQAAETAADEVQSGMAVGLGTGSTAIFATRRVGARLADGTLRDLVGFATSEETQREAEQLGIPLLPAELPRELDLTIDGADEVDPDLNLIKGGGGAHLREKIVAQASRRELIVVDETKLSPRLGTRRPVPLEVLELGWASQARFLESLGAVVTVRTASDGEPFRTDQGNLVLDASFGPIDDPFGLAGELAARAGVVAHGLFLGLTSAVVVAGPAGVRWLR; translated from the coding sequence GTGACCGACCCGCAGGCGGGCTGGAAGCGCCAGGCTGCGGAGACCGCGGCCGACGAGGTGCAGTCCGGCATGGCGGTGGGCCTCGGGACCGGCAGCACCGCCATCTTCGCCACCCGTCGGGTCGGGGCGCGGCTGGCCGACGGCACGCTGCGCGACCTCGTCGGCTTCGCGACCTCGGAGGAGACCCAGCGCGAGGCCGAGCAGCTCGGGATCCCGCTGCTCCCCGCCGAGCTCCCCCGCGAGCTCGACCTGACCATCGACGGCGCCGACGAGGTCGACCCGGACCTGAACCTCATCAAGGGCGGCGGCGGCGCGCACCTGCGCGAGAAGATCGTCGCCCAGGCGAGCCGACGCGAGCTCATCGTCGTCGACGAGACGAAGCTCTCCCCGCGGCTCGGCACCCGGCGGCCGGTCCCCCTCGAGGTGCTCGAGCTCGGCTGGGCGTCGCAGGCGCGCTTCCTCGAGTCGCTGGGCGCTGTGGTGACGGTGCGCACCGCGTCGGACGGCGAGCCCTTCCGGACCGACCAGGGCAACCTCGTCCTCGACGCCTCGTTCGGGCCCATCGACGACCCGTTCGGGCTCGCGGGCGAGCTGGCCGCCCGGGCCGGCGTCGTCGCCCACGGCCTCTTCCTCGGGCTGACGAGCGCGGTCGTCGTCGCCGGCCCCGCCGGCGTCCGGTGGCTGCGATGA
- a CDS encoding enoyl-CoA hydratase family protein, producing MGIRIERVVDHVAEVVLDVPPVNALGGADFHELARVVTGLGRDASVRALLLRSAVERGFAAGVDVRELTDGGPQAVVAVTRGCAAAYGAVDECDVPVVAAVHGFCLATGVGLVGGADVIVAAEDATFGLPEVDAGGLGTVTQLSRLVPEKKARWLAYSGARVGAADLRCWGAVERVVARAQLLDEARAAAAALAAKHPRTLRAARASLHAIDPVDARRSFRREMGRIFELNLTAAPGPARSALLSARR from the coding sequence ATGGGTATCCGGATTGAGCGGGTCGTCGACCACGTGGCCGAGGTGGTGCTCGACGTCCCGCCGGTGAACGCGCTCGGTGGCGCGGACTTCCACGAGCTGGCCCGGGTCGTCACCGGGCTCGGTCGCGACGCGTCGGTGCGGGCGTTGCTGCTGCGCTCGGCGGTCGAGCGCGGCTTCGCCGCCGGCGTCGACGTGCGCGAGCTGACCGACGGCGGGCCCCAGGCCGTGGTGGCGGTGACGCGCGGGTGCGCGGCGGCCTACGGCGCCGTCGACGAGTGCGACGTCCCCGTGGTCGCGGCCGTCCACGGCTTCTGCCTCGCCACCGGCGTCGGCCTCGTCGGCGGCGCCGACGTGATCGTGGCCGCCGAGGACGCCACCTTCGGGCTGCCGGAGGTCGACGCCGGCGGCCTCGGGACCGTCACGCAGCTGTCTCGCCTCGTCCCGGAGAAGAAGGCCCGGTGGCTCGCCTACTCCGGCGCCCGGGTCGGCGCCGCCGACCTGCGGTGTTGGGGCGCCGTCGAGCGGGTCGTCGCCCGGGCGCAGCTGCTCGACGAGGCGCGCGCCGCCGCCGCGGCGCTGGCGGCGAAGCACCCGCGCACCCTCCGAGCGGCCCGCGCCTCGCTGCACGCCATCGACCCCGTCGACGCCCGCCGCTCCTTCCGGCGCGAGATGGGCCGGATCTTCGAGCTGAACCTCACCGCGGCGCCCGGCCCGGCCCGGTCCGCGCTGCTCTCGGCGCGTCGATGA